In a genomic window of Streptomyces sp. NBC_01231:
- a CDS encoding glycosyltransferase family 39 protein produces MTAIPAVQPTGAHRGRQAANRRFSLPEDAPRWERPALAAVLAVATVLYSWGIGHAALHPFYGAAIRSMAGSWRAFFFGGLDAGGSISIDKLPGAFWPDAISVWLFGPHTWAAALPQVVEGVLTVWLLHRIVRAWAGPFAALIAALVLTLTPVTVALNRATIPDTTLTLLLVAAAGALQKAVRTERLLPLITCGIWVGLAFQAKMLQAWLVLPVFAAVYQLVAPGAPLKRALRLLLGGAVALAVSCFWILIAWATPAANRPYLDGTSDNNPFALVFGYNGLSRFSSDSTAFGAVAGTAASRTTGNTGWDMLINDTVGPQVAWFLPLAVLATVLGVARRAGRPRTDLTRTGFLIWGGWLAVHTVVFSVSNGNHAYYTAVIAPALAALAGGGLALFRSEYEAKYEAELEPGDKPKQEPRDAQEPEPGYEQETWYQLGWDPRYDPEPRGEPEQEAEPAGEHAATGRRHLTLPAAIALTAAWALVLDWPTRFVSWLLPVAVMLALCGVVGLWSRGPRTSPRMVHAALAAGIAATLVVPAGWAVSGLDPLYAGATASPMAGPVGKSYSEHPHRAPRRRGLDRPSARDAALLDYLTTHRRGEKYLLAAQAAYAAEPLLRAKSEPILVMGGFTGSTPFPTAQQLGSLVTAHQLRYALLTTERPTTPTTTWVKSHCTRIRPTAYGLRTDGSFTLYDCAPQR; encoded by the coding sequence ATGACCGCCATCCCCGCCGTCCAGCCCACCGGCGCGCACCGAGGCCGCCAGGCGGCGAACCGCCGCTTCAGCCTGCCGGAAGACGCCCCCCGCTGGGAGCGCCCGGCGCTCGCCGCGGTGCTTGCCGTCGCCACGGTGCTGTACTCCTGGGGCATCGGGCACGCCGCGCTCCACCCCTTCTACGGTGCGGCGATACGCTCGATGGCGGGCAGCTGGCGGGCGTTCTTCTTCGGCGGGCTCGACGCCGGCGGTTCGATCAGCATCGACAAACTGCCCGGCGCCTTCTGGCCCGACGCGATCTCCGTCTGGCTGTTCGGCCCGCACACCTGGGCGGCCGCGCTTCCGCAGGTCGTCGAAGGCGTGCTCACCGTATGGCTGTTGCACCGGATCGTACGGGCCTGGGCCGGTCCGTTCGCCGCGCTGATCGCCGCGCTGGTGCTCACCCTCACCCCGGTCACCGTGGCGCTCAACCGTGCCACCATCCCGGACACCACGCTCACTCTGCTCCTGGTGGCGGCCGCCGGAGCGCTGCAGAAGGCGGTACGCACCGAGCGGCTGCTGCCGCTGATCACCTGCGGGATCTGGGTCGGGCTCGCCTTCCAGGCGAAGATGCTGCAGGCGTGGCTGGTGCTGCCGGTCTTCGCCGCCGTGTACCAACTCGTCGCGCCCGGCGCGCCGTTGAAGCGGGCTCTGCGCCTCCTGCTGGGCGGGGCGGTCGCGCTGGCGGTCTCCTGCTTCTGGATACTGATCGCCTGGGCGACACCGGCCGCCAACCGGCCGTACCTCGACGGAACGTCCGACAACAATCCGTTCGCCCTGGTTTTCGGCTACAACGGTCTGAGCCGCTTCAGCAGCGATTCCACCGCGTTCGGCGCCGTCGCGGGCACCGCCGCCAGCCGCACCACCGGCAACACCGGCTGGGACATGCTGATCAACGACACGGTCGGCCCGCAGGTCGCCTGGTTCCTGCCGCTCGCCGTGCTGGCCACGGTCCTGGGCGTCGCCCGGCGCGCTGGGCGACCGCGAACCGACCTGACGCGCACGGGATTTCTGATCTGGGGTGGCTGGCTGGCCGTGCACACCGTGGTGTTCAGCGTCTCCAACGGCAACCACGCCTACTACACGGCCGTCATCGCCCCGGCGCTCGCCGCGCTGGCCGGTGGCGGCCTCGCGCTCTTCCGCTCGGAGTACGAGGCGAAGTACGAGGCGGAGCTGGAGCCCGGGGACAAGCCGAAGCAGGAGCCGAGGGACGCTCAGGAGCCGGAACCGGGGTACGAGCAGGAGACCTGGTACCAGCTGGGGTGGGACCCGAGATACGACCCGGAACCGAGGGGCGAGCCGGAGCAGGAGGCCGAGCCGGCGGGGGAGCACGCGGCGACCGGCCGACGACACCTGACGCTGCCGGCGGCGATCGCGCTGACGGCGGCGTGGGCGCTGGTGCTCGACTGGCCGACCCGATTCGTCTCCTGGCTGCTGCCGGTCGCTGTGATGCTCGCGCTGTGCGGCGTGGTGGGCCTGTGGAGCCGCGGGCCGCGCACTTCCCCGCGGATGGTCCACGCCGCCCTCGCCGCCGGGATCGCGGCCACCCTGGTCGTACCGGCCGGCTGGGCCGTCTCCGGCCTCGACCCGCTCTACGCGGGCGCCACCGCCTCGCCGATGGCCGGTCCGGTCGGCAAGTCGTACAGCGAGCATCCCCATCGCGCTCCGCGGAGGAGAGGGCTCGACCGGCCCAGCGCCCGCGACGCCGCCCTGCTCGACTACCTCACCACCCACCGCCGCGGCGAGAAGTACCTGCTCGCCGCCCAGGCCGCCTACGCCGCCGAACCCCTGCTGCGCGCGAAGTCCGAGCCCATCCTCGTCATGGGCGGCTTCACCGGCAGCACCCCCTTCCCGACCGCCCAGCAGCTCGGCAGCCTCGTCACCGCCCACCAGCTGCGCTATGCGCTGCTCACCACCGAGCGTCCCACCACTCCCACGACCACCTGGGTGAAGTCCCACTGCACCCGTATCCGGCCCACCGCCTACGGCCTCCGCACCGACGGCAGCTTCACCCTGTACGACTGCGCCCCCCAGAGGTGA
- a CDS encoding C40 family peptidase: MHSTPVGRGNNPTRRAVFRTIAGVAVAGAAGGFAWDRFGRGSDDDAGTTADGTGSGPNSRSAGPHTYERLAAPGRTVVRAADGGTLATFTDGARTAVLTGPARTFSEPRTTEATVTTDAWVRVLPHAWQRGMEKSAWFKSWFPKTLGDKSPDVFAVAFQYSSAGAPDKRNTADVRYAGTAHFGPRNAAVKNPLDFAYYDEKSDFYDYLGIDWDFPDGTRVQPENDRYGCVDCSGFQRLVWGYRMGIPLHNTNTKGTGLPRRAYAIAAHGPGRQVIPHTGTRQATDLDVLQPGDLVFFAIIKDRPDFIDHVGIYMGLDDKGRHRFYSSRSAANGPTLGDLSGHALLDGTDFYARGFRAARRL, from the coding sequence ATGCACTCCACACCAGTCGGCAGAGGCAACAACCCGACCCGCCGCGCCGTGTTCCGTACGATCGCCGGCGTGGCGGTAGCCGGGGCGGCGGGCGGGTTCGCCTGGGACCGCTTCGGGCGGGGCAGCGACGACGATGCCGGTACGACCGCCGACGGCACGGGCTCCGGCCCGAACTCCCGGTCCGCCGGGCCCCACACCTACGAGCGGCTGGCCGCCCCCGGCCGCACCGTGGTCCGTGCCGCCGACGGCGGCACGCTCGCCACGTTCACCGACGGCGCCCGTACGGCCGTACTGACCGGGCCCGCCCGCACCTTCAGCGAGCCGCGGACCACCGAGGCCACGGTGACCACGGACGCCTGGGTGCGCGTGCTGCCGCACGCGTGGCAGCGGGGCATGGAGAAGTCCGCGTGGTTCAAGAGCTGGTTCCCCAAGACACTCGGCGACAAGAGCCCGGACGTCTTCGCGGTGGCGTTCCAGTACAGCAGTGCCGGGGCGCCCGACAAGCGGAACACCGCCGACGTGCGCTACGCGGGCACCGCGCACTTCGGCCCGCGCAACGCCGCGGTCAAAAACCCGTTGGACTTCGCCTACTACGACGAGAAGTCCGACTTCTACGACTATCTGGGCATCGACTGGGACTTCCCGGACGGCACGCGCGTGCAGCCGGAGAACGACCGCTACGGCTGTGTCGACTGCTCCGGCTTCCAGCGTCTGGTGTGGGGCTACCGCATGGGCATCCCCCTGCACAACACCAACACCAAGGGCACCGGTCTGCCGCGCCGCGCCTACGCCATCGCCGCCCACGGTCCCGGCCGCCAGGTGATCCCGCACACCGGCACGCGGCAGGCCACCGACCTGGACGTCCTGCAACCCGGCGATCTGGTCTTCTTCGCCATCATCAAGGACCGGCCGGACTTCATCGACCACGTCGGCATATACATGGGCCTCGACGACAAGGGCCGGCACCGCTTCTACTCCAGCCGCTCCGCCGCCAACGGCCCGACCCTGGGTGACCTGTCGGGCCACGCGCTGCTGGACGGCACCGACTTCTACGCCCGCGGCTTCCGGGCGGCCCGCCGACTGTGA
- a CDS encoding poly-gamma-glutamate biosynthesis protein PgsC/CapC has protein sequence MIPPDLNAQTAALGIALGLVFSLVCYLTTNLSPGGMITPGWIALTLVTDVWLAGLMVGVAALTYFMTKLLQRTVILYGKRLFAAVVLCAVLTQTTVMLALSHEFPLLYTSQTLGFIVPGLVSYQMVRQPMAATVISTTAVTLATYVVLVSGLLMGALPTG, from the coding sequence GTGATCCCCCCCGACCTCAACGCACAGACCGCCGCACTCGGGATCGCCCTCGGGCTGGTCTTCTCGCTCGTCTGCTACCTGACCACCAACCTCTCGCCCGGGGGAATGATCACCCCGGGCTGGATCGCCCTCACACTCGTCACCGACGTGTGGTTGGCCGGGCTGATGGTCGGTGTAGCGGCGCTCACGTACTTCATGACGAAGCTGTTGCAGCGCACGGTGATTCTCTACGGCAAGCGGCTGTTCGCCGCCGTGGTGCTGTGCGCGGTACTGACGCAGACCACCGTGATGCTCGCCCTGAGTCACGAGTTTCCGCTGCTGTACACGTCACAGACCCTCGGCTTCATCGTCCCCGGCCTGGTCTCCTACCAGATGGTCCGCCAGCCCATGGCGGCCACGGTCATCTCGACCACGGCGGTGACGCTGGCCACGTACGTCGTGCTGGTCTCCGGCCTGTTGATGGGCGCCCTGCCCACCGGCTGA
- the pgsB gene encoding poly-gamma-glutamate synthase PgsB has translation MLFLYVIVLMCCATLWIAGILEQRRHFASLEQIPTRVLVNGIRGKSSITRLCAGALRGGGLVTVAKTTGTAARFIHPDATEEPVYRKLNIANIVEQIGIVRRAATYRPDALVIECMAVMPALQEINQEKLIRSTIGVLCNVREDHLEEMGPTLDDVARSLSRSMPVGGVCVTAEKDRLHILQEEADKRNCRLIAVDPESVTDAELRGFSWFTFKENVAIALAVAELLGVERHTAMQGMWDAPPDPGVLSVERYVTPDGKRLRFANVFAANDPESTLMNVKQLEELGAIRGPIGVVINCRPDRVERNGQMGTIVPDLAAETVFLIGHPTKSARDAIPAGFTGRVVDLGGDRRDPEELTAAILAELGPDSSLVAIGNIHGQGELFLECLAELPLDDSEDLLDVVTGDGLDQETIQIAVPRPRVSVARPPEPEPYSWVAPLETPTYAFRIPEQRDLARRSAARQERPDEWNTAGEPKHTHDQYHSYVPPQSMRNP, from the coding sequence GTGCTCTTCCTCTATGTCATCGTCCTGATGTGCTGCGCCACGCTGTGGATCGCCGGAATCCTGGAGCAGCGGCGGCACTTCGCCTCGCTGGAGCAGATACCTACGCGGGTGCTGGTCAACGGTATCCGCGGCAAGAGTTCGATCACCCGGCTGTGCGCGGGCGCGCTGCGCGGCGGCGGCCTGGTCACGGTGGCCAAGACCACCGGCACCGCGGCCCGGTTCATCCATCCGGATGCCACCGAGGAGCCGGTGTACCGCAAGCTCAACATCGCCAACATCGTCGAGCAGATCGGCATCGTACGGCGGGCGGCGACCTACCGGCCGGACGCGCTGGTGATCGAGTGCATGGCGGTGATGCCCGCGCTGCAGGAGATCAACCAGGAGAAGCTGATCCGTTCCACGATCGGCGTGCTGTGCAATGTCCGCGAGGACCATCTGGAGGAGATGGGGCCGACGCTGGACGACGTCGCCCGCTCGCTCTCCCGCTCGATGCCTGTGGGCGGGGTGTGCGTGACGGCGGAGAAGGACCGGCTGCACATCCTCCAGGAGGAGGCCGACAAGCGGAACTGCCGGCTGATCGCGGTCGATCCGGAGTCGGTGACCGACGCCGAACTGCGGGGCTTCAGCTGGTTCACCTTCAAGGAGAACGTGGCGATCGCGCTCGCCGTCGCCGAACTGCTCGGCGTGGAGCGGCACACCGCGATGCAGGGCATGTGGGACGCGCCGCCCGACCCGGGCGTGCTGTCCGTGGAGCGCTATGTCACCCCCGACGGAAAGCGGCTGCGGTTCGCCAACGTCTTCGCGGCCAACGATCCCGAGTCGACGCTGATGAACGTCAAGCAGCTGGAGGAGCTGGGCGCGATCAGAGGGCCGATCGGCGTGGTCATCAACTGCCGCCCGGACCGAGTGGAGCGCAACGGCCAGATGGGCACGATCGTCCCCGACCTCGCCGCCGAGACGGTGTTCCTGATCGGCCACCCGACCAAGAGCGCCCGGGACGCGATACCGGCGGGCTTCACCGGGCGGGTGGTGGATCTCGGCGGCGACCGCCGGGACCCAGAGGAACTGACCGCGGCGATCCTCGCCGAACTCGGCCCGGATTCCTCGCTGGTGGCGATCGGCAACATCCACGGCCAGGGCGAGCTGTTCCTTGAATGCCTCGCCGAGCTGCCGCTGGACGACTCCGAGGACCTGCTCGACGTCGTCACCGGCGACGGCCTGGACCAGGAGACTATCCAGATAGCCGTACCCCGACCGCGTGTCTCGGTGGCCCGCCCGCCCGAGCCGGAGCCGTACAGCTGGGTGGCACCGCTGGAGACACCGACGTACGCCTTCCGCATCCCGGAACAACGCGACCTCGCCCGCCGGTCCGCCGCCCGCCAGGAGCGGCCTGACGAATGGAACACCGCGGGCGAACCGAAACACACCCACGATCAGTACCACTCCTACGTTCCGCCCCAGTCCATGAGGAACCCGTGA
- a CDS encoding HAMP domain-containing protein, with product MLGGVRPPIASLVVLLLMVAALTVIGLDGIHTAGVPQAVLNGEQQIAADTALSMRSAIDAEASAVRRTADAYPATSASTPTTTLKALTAARKAALGSALLDQRNGKLLAAGGKTVPLTGVDVARTASGPEAIPPRLVTSGGTRQLLYFAKATLPAQQDDPDQDQYQAPSRTDRQLLLVVSEALPALTAYGEGRTAEVLDASGKALATAVRGTASETAAHSGLSAVAARAANGSRSGTDASGTLLGTTTGSRRTVAGWAQVASATGSGATDDLGLVVLTSRAAPATTPAADYSRFALETAGTLAMVALLLGLALYFSVQQPLLRLYLSAGRLARGVTGGGPTAAAELSRPVPVHGFGELARIGRALDSLRGQLLGESGPQQFPARRGPGYRALAVVGVVVVACWAVPMIFLLNRADAATAVPAPVLADQQARTEIATQRIRQSLDQSYTDLSEAAASLSGRSRAAQTEVLRQSLADHKQYRSLYLLNRSGGITLRVGDTPLRTLVHVPGGGGITTVNTSGRIPAIAAYAQVRSGKGQAPAAGVVLFGEIDVKALNSILPRPKLGSVWVTDGDEKVLAASVGYRAFQSLPDSGLTRLARATQGAPGTAGTATSAVHNTSSGPSVDAAAPLAQSGPTARLGWHVVTAEPAAALQIPAVQAEQRTMLAGILGLAVSAACLGWLYVVVIRPLRAVAVLVERLAGGDRRTVLHPVNHDEIGSVTRSLELVRQVLAERDRAARSGPAAGPSRPPRANTHQR from the coding sequence ATGCTTGGCGGGGTCCGCCCGCCGATAGCCTCACTCGTCGTACTCCTGCTGATGGTCGCCGCCCTGACCGTGATCGGCCTCGACGGCATCCACACCGCGGGTGTCCCCCAGGCCGTGCTGAACGGGGAACAGCAGATCGCCGCGGACACCGCGCTGTCGATGCGCTCCGCGATCGACGCCGAGGCGAGCGCGGTACGCCGTACGGCCGACGCGTACCCGGCGACGAGCGCATCGACCCCCACGACCACGCTCAAAGCGCTGACCGCTGCCAGGAAGGCGGCCCTCGGCAGTGCGCTGCTCGACCAGCGCAACGGCAAACTGCTGGCGGCCGGCGGCAAGACGGTGCCGCTGACCGGGGTGGACGTCGCCAGGACGGCGTCCGGGCCCGAAGCGATCCCGCCCCGGCTGGTGACGTCGGGCGGCACCCGGCAACTGCTGTACTTCGCGAAGGCCACACTGCCCGCGCAGCAGGACGATCCCGACCAGGACCAGTACCAGGCCCCGAGCCGGACCGACCGGCAGTTGCTGCTGGTGGTCTCCGAAGCGCTCCCCGCCCTCACGGCGTACGGCGAGGGACGCACCGCCGAAGTGCTGGACGCGAGCGGCAAGGCGCTCGCCACCGCAGTCCGTGGCACGGCGTCCGAAACCGCCGCCCACAGCGGTCTGTCCGCGGTGGCGGCCCGCGCGGCGAACGGGTCGAGGAGTGGGACCGACGCCTCGGGAACCCTGCTGGGCACCACCACCGGCAGCCGGCGCACCGTGGCCGGCTGGGCCCAGGTCGCCTCGGCGACAGGTTCGGGCGCGACCGACGACCTCGGCCTGGTGGTGCTCACCTCCCGCGCGGCGCCCGCCACGACCCCCGCCGCCGACTACTCGCGCTTCGCACTCGAGACAGCCGGGACGCTGGCCATGGTCGCGCTGTTGCTCGGGCTGGCGCTGTACTTCTCCGTGCAGCAGCCACTGCTGCGGCTGTATCTGTCCGCCGGCCGCCTGGCCCGAGGCGTGACCGGGGGTGGGCCGACCGCGGCGGCGGAGCTGTCCCGGCCGGTTCCGGTGCACGGATTCGGTGAACTGGCCCGGATCGGACGGGCACTGGACTCACTGCGCGGGCAACTGCTCGGCGAGAGCGGCCCGCAGCAGTTCCCGGCCCGGCGCGGGCCGGGCTACCGGGCTCTGGCCGTGGTCGGCGTGGTGGTGGTGGCCTGCTGGGCGGTGCCGATGATCTTCCTGCTGAACCGGGCGGACGCCGCGACCGCGGTTCCGGCTCCGGTCCTCGCCGACCAGCAGGCGCGCACCGAGATCGCGACGCAGCGGATCCGGCAGTCCCTCGACCAGTCGTACACCGACCTGAGCGAAGCGGCCGCGAGTCTGTCGGGCAGGAGCCGGGCCGCCCAGACCGAGGTCCTGCGGCAGTCCCTCGCCGACCACAAGCAGTACCGCTCGTTATATCTCCTGAACCGCTCAGGCGGCATCACGCTGCGGGTGGGCGACACACCCCTGCGCACCCTCGTCCACGTGCCCGGCGGCGGTGGGATCACCACCGTCAACACCTCGGGCCGGATACCGGCGATCGCCGCCTACGCGCAGGTCCGGTCCGGCAAGGGCCAGGCCCCGGCGGCCGGGGTGGTCCTGTTCGGCGAGATCGACGTGAAGGCGCTCAACTCCATTCTGCCCAGGCCGAAGCTGGGCAGCGTCTGGGTGACGGACGGCGACGAGAAGGTGCTGGCGGCGAGCGTGGGCTACCGCGCCTTCCAGTCGCTGCCCGACTCCGGCCTGACCCGTCTCGCCCGCGCCACCCAGGGCGCCCCGGGGACCGCGGGCACCGCGACCTCGGCGGTGCACAACACGTCCTCCGGCCCATCGGTCGACGCCGCCGCGCCGCTGGCGCAGAGCGGCCCGACGGCCCGTCTCGGCTGGCACGTGGTGACCGCGGAGCCCGCGGCGGCGCTCCAGATCCCCGCGGTGCAGGCCGAGCAGCGCACCATGCTCGCCGGCATCCTGGGCCTCGCCGTGAGCGCGGCCTGCCTGGGCTGGCTGTACGTCGTGGTGATCCGGCCGCTGCGTGCGGTCGCCGTGCTCGTCGAGCGGCTCGCCGGCGGGGACCGCCGCACCGTGCTGCATCCGGTCAACCACGACGAGATCGGCTCGGTCACCCGCAGCCTGGAGCTGGTGCGCCAGGTCCTGGCGGAACGCGACCGGGCGGCCAGATCCGGCCCCGCCGCCGGGCCCTCCCGGCCCCCGCGTGCGAACACCCACCAGCGGTAG
- a CDS encoding hydrolase has translation MKYRRPHHRRRGIARAVGSAGVLALALGVGMTPAMAAGKTSDRPAATGAPVGQPDPNTPWAPENDEQQLKPAHPEALASARTATSAQQLTMPAPTGQHSVGMVGLHLVDKSRTDPYVPGNKPRELMVSLWYPATATSGHYQAPWMPSISGAHFLGTRRLTPQQVTLPKTAGHVLAPVKTSLGKLPVLLYSSGLHSDRAMGTALAQDLASRGYLVVTVDHTHDANEVQFPASRLEVRTMPSTAHSSDTLKVRAADIKFVITALGKISSGGNPDAGRATLPSGLSKSVDTSRIGMFGWSLGGGAVATSMQLDKRIDAGANLDGQFFGTAPSKDLDRPFMLFSSGKHNRNNDSSWRTMWSHLKGYRVDIKLKGAAHLSFSDNEYLVPQWARLTGTSQATIQEQYGTIAPNRAVQIQRVYLAAFFDQEVRKKHSTLLDGPSTKYPEISFVR, from the coding sequence ATGAAGTACCGCCGCCCGCACCACCGTCGAAGAGGGATCGCCAGAGCGGTCGGCTCGGCGGGTGTGCTGGCCCTCGCGCTGGGTGTGGGGATGACACCGGCGATGGCCGCCGGGAAGACGTCCGACAGGCCTGCGGCCACCGGGGCCCCGGTCGGCCAACCCGACCCGAACACGCCCTGGGCGCCCGAGAACGACGAGCAGCAGCTCAAGCCCGCACACCCTGAGGCGCTCGCGTCCGCCCGCACGGCCACGTCGGCCCAGCAGCTCACCATGCCCGCGCCGACCGGGCAACACAGCGTGGGCATGGTCGGCCTGCACCTCGTCGACAAGTCCCGTACGGACCCGTACGTGCCCGGCAACAAGCCGCGCGAGTTGATGGTGTCGCTCTGGTATCCGGCCACCGCCACGTCCGGGCACTATCAGGCGCCGTGGATGCCGTCGATCTCCGGCGCCCACTTCCTCGGCACGCGCAGGCTGACGCCGCAGCAGGTGACCCTGCCGAAAACCGCGGGCCATGTCCTCGCCCCGGTGAAGACCTCGCTCGGCAAGCTGCCCGTCCTGCTGTACTCGAGCGGGCTGCACTCGGACCGCGCGATGGGCACCGCGCTCGCCCAGGATCTCGCCAGCCGCGGCTACCTCGTCGTCACCGTCGACCACACTCACGACGCCAACGAGGTGCAGTTCCCGGCCAGCCGGCTCGAGGTCAGAACGATGCCGTCGACCGCCCACTCCTCCGACACGCTCAAGGTGCGCGCGGCCGACATCAAGTTCGTCATCACCGCGCTCGGCAAGATCAGCAGTGGCGGCAACCCGGACGCCGGCCGCGCGACGCTGCCCTCCGGGCTGTCGAAGTCGGTGGACACCTCCCGTATCGGCATGTTCGGCTGGTCGCTGGGCGGCGGGGCGGTCGCCACCTCCATGCAGCTCGACAAGCGGATCGATGCCGGTGCCAACCTGGACGGCCAGTTCTTCGGGACGGCGCCGAGCAAGGACCTGGACCGGCCCTTCATGCTCTTCAGCTCCGGCAAGCACAACCGCAACAACGACAGTTCGTGGCGGACCATGTGGTCGCATCTGAAGGGATACCGGGTCGACATCAAGCTCAAGGGCGCGGCGCACCTGTCGTTCAGCGACAACGAGTATCTGGTGCCCCAGTGGGCGCGCCTGACCGGGACCTCCCAGGCCACGATCCAGGAGCAGTACGGCACGATCGCCCCGAACCGGGCGGTCCAGATCCAACGCGTCTACCTCGCCGCCTTCTTCGACCAGGAAGTGCGTAAGAAGCACAGCACCCTGCTCGACGGGCCCTCCACCAAGTATCCGGAGATCTCTTTCGTCCGCTGA
- a CDS encoding serine/threonine-protein kinase, with protein MTPLSTGDPESIGGYTLLGRLGAGGMGVVYLGVSASGRQVAVKLVRGPYSQEEELRTRFRQEIAAARRVSGAFTAPVVDADPDADRPWMATLYVPGLTLSEVVEKEGPLSQRDLRALGLGLIEALRDIHRVGLVHRDLKPGNVLMTENGPRVIDFGISRASDSQSLTTTGRMIGTPPFMSPEQLASPRGVTPASDVFSLGSLLVFAAVGTGPFDADSPYITGYQVVHGTPDLGGVPEGLLGIVERCLDKDPAARPGLTDIHRMLQTLPESDAIASPKTGQSANSWRHPTSPSAATTSAGAATGTRKGRRTRMLLTGLGAALAVTGLGIGVGVFVSGPDTTAASETAASDATATSRAASLPGGWRPWRTKLRYDVKGVPLDYNNPGCVTEENALFCGGTGFTAARIDAASGRILWRTGTRPQGVQPIGVRNGLVYAYEDPDDRTRRVVALDAATGHRRWQRDINKSQDAVLYDGGLLTMSPDYSSFVTYGPSGKELWRASSLDEVCTPSALGGAPYALCSAGTEPGQAPVDLMKLGPGSLTEIATLPKKAEALGAVGGQPLFLAPQTAKDVYEAGYERPYNALLRVASDTGQVRRIPLAHPLTGAATLVDGVVYFVRSDGSVTAVSADSGKQLWQKVTDVESLSAPAVSATYKRVYFSNRFGRLLALDSRTGAEVWRTSVLDAPGDKAQNYPPRVLLVKDALVATAGDTAFSRSPDGPT; from the coding sequence ATGACGCCCCTGAGCACCGGGGACCCGGAGTCCATAGGCGGGTACACCCTTCTCGGTCGGCTCGGGGCGGGCGGCATGGGAGTCGTCTATCTGGGAGTCTCCGCTTCGGGACGGCAGGTCGCGGTCAAGCTCGTGCGCGGGCCGTATTCCCAGGAGGAGGAGCTCCGGACGCGCTTCCGACAGGAGATCGCGGCGGCGCGCAGAGTGAGCGGCGCCTTCACCGCCCCTGTCGTGGACGCCGACCCGGACGCCGACCGGCCGTGGATGGCGACGCTCTACGTGCCGGGGCTCACCCTTTCCGAAGTCGTGGAGAAGGAAGGCCCGTTGAGCCAGCGGGACCTGCGCGCGCTGGGGCTGGGGCTCATCGAGGCGCTGCGCGACATCCACCGGGTGGGCCTGGTGCACCGGGACCTCAAACCGGGCAACGTCCTGATGACCGAGAACGGGCCGCGCGTCATCGACTTCGGCATATCGCGCGCTTCCGACAGCCAGAGCCTCACCACGACCGGGCGGATGATCGGCACTCCGCCCTTCATGTCGCCGGAACAACTGGCCTCGCCCCGAGGGGTCACCCCGGCCTCGGACGTGTTCTCGCTGGGGTCACTGCTGGTGTTCGCGGCCGTCGGCACGGGACCGTTCGACGCCGACAGCCCGTACATAACCGGCTATCAGGTGGTGCACGGGACCCCGGACCTCGGCGGGGTACCCGAAGGGCTCCTGGGCATTGTCGAGCGCTGCCTGGACAAGGACCCGGCCGCACGGCCGGGACTGACGGACATACACCGCATGCTCCAGACGCTGCCGGAATCCGACGCCATCGCGTCTCCGAAGACCGGGCAGTCCGCGAACTCCTGGCGCCACCCCACTTCTCCGAGCGCGGCCACCACCTCCGCGGGCGCCGCGACCGGCACCCGCAAGGGACGTCGAACCCGGATGCTGCTCACCGGCCTCGGCGCGGCGCTGGCCGTCACGGGCCTGGGTATCGGGGTGGGTGTCTTCGTGTCCGGTCCGGACACCACCGCCGCCTCCGAGACCGCCGCCTCCGACGCCACGGCCACCAGCCGTGCCGCCTCACTGCCCGGCGGCTGGCGGCCGTGGCGCACGAAGCTGCGGTACGACGTGAAGGGTGTTCCTCTCGATTACAACAACCCTGGATGCGTGACGGAGGAAAATGCCCTGTTCTGTGGCGGTACGGGCTTCACAGCCGCCAGGATCGACGCGGCCTCCGGCCGCATCCTGTGGCGGACCGGCACCCGCCCTCAGGGGGTGCAGCCGATCGGCGTCCGCAACGGGCTGGTCTATGCGTACGAGGATCCGGACGACAGGACCAGGCGCGTGGTGGCTCTCGACGCCGCCACCGGGCACCGGCGCTGGCAACGCGACATCAACAAGTCCCAGGACGCGGTCCTGTACGACGGCGGACTGCTGACCATGTCCCCCGACTACTCGTCGTTCGTGACCTACGGGCCGTCCGGAAAGGAACTGTGGCGGGCGTCCTCGCTGGACGAGGTCTGCACTCCGTCTGCGCTGGGAGGCGCCCCCTACGCCCTGTGCTCGGCGGGCACCGAGCCCGGCCAGGCCCCGGTCGATCTGATGAAGCTCGGACCCGGCAGCCTGACCGAAATCGCCACCCTGCCGAAGAAGGCGGAAGCGCTCGGCGCAGTCGGCGGGCAGCCACTGTTCCTCGCCCCTCAGACCGCGAAGGACGTGTACGAAGCCGGGTACGAACGGCCGTACAACGCGCTGCTGCGGGTGGCCTCGGACACCGGGCAGGTCAGACGGATACCGCTGGCACATCCGTTGACCGGCGCGGCCACCCTCGTGGACGGCGTCGTCTACTTCGTCCGGTCCGACGGGTCGGTCACCGCGGTGTCGGCGGACAGCGGCAAACAACTCTGGCAGAAGGTGACGGATGTGGAGAGTCTGTCCGCGCCCGCGGTGTCAGCGACGTACAAGCGGGTCTATTTCTCCAACCGCTTCGGCCGTCTGCTGGCACTGGACAGCCGCACCGGAGCAGAGGTCTGGCGCACCTCCGTGCTGGACGCCCCCGGGGACAAAGCGCAGAACTACCCGCCGCGAGTGCTGCTCGTCAAGGACGCGCTCGTGGCGACGGCCGGCGACACGGCCTTCTCCCGGAGCCCGGACGGACCCACCTGA